One stretch of Armigeres subalbatus isolate Guangzhou_Male chromosome 2, GZ_Asu_2, whole genome shotgun sequence DNA includes these proteins:
- the LOC134209516 gene encoding serine/arginine repetitive matrix protein 1-like, whose amino-acid sequence MAFAKRLPSSNPTPARRSQSGNSQRTPQARVLRPRSSRGPSPTPQASPYHQEVNSGIVTEHGQPARSVKSRACPPPTKKSRSYRPKSSLNRHRTSEFRPPSSPSASAKPKPPRTVQHRVEPVTEHRNFAHRQALAPLPSRSLLVPSNIESNPSPNIGISSHFKPARLHQAGSFLRHPNLGLYSCYPVHQKPRSGATVIPPASGQPCRSRRDKVSVSRESVVTLKCRTEN is encoded by the coding sequence ATGGCTTTCGCCAAGCGTTTACCGTCGTCGAACCCCACGCCAGCTCGCCGAAGTCAGTCCGGAAACAGTCAGCGTACACCACAAGCCAGGGTGCTTCGTCCAAGATCAAGCCGGGGACCGTCGCCAACGCCACAAGCCAGCCCATACCACCAGGAAGTCAATTCGGGAATCGTCACCGAACACGGCCAGCCAGCTCGTTCCGTCAAAAGTCGAGCTTGCCCGCCGCCGACGAAGAAGTCCCGCTCGTACCGTCCGAAATCGAGCCTAAACCGTCACCGAACATCGGAATTTCGCCCACCGTCAAGCCCTAGCGCCTCTGCCAAGCCGAAGCCTCCTCGTACCGTCCAACATCGAGTCGAACCCGTCACCGAGCATCGGAATTTCGCCCACCGTCAAGCCCTAGCGCCTCTGCCAAGCCGAAGCCTCCTCGTACCGTCCAACATCGAGTCGAACCCGTCGCCGAACATCGGAATTTCGTCCCACTTCAAGCCCGCGCGCCTCCAccaagctggaagcttcttgcGCCATCCGAACCTGGGCCTATATAGTTGTTATCCGGTGCACCAGAAGCCGAGAAGCGGTGCAACCGTCATCCCACCTGCTAGCGGCCAACCCTGTCGATCACGGAGGGATAAGGTGTCGGTATCCCGTGAGTCGGTCGTTACGCTCAAATGCCGCACAGAGAATTAA